Genomic DNA from Streptomyces venezuelae:
TTTCTCCGTCTTGCGGGCGGCTTCGTCGCGCAGGTTACCGAGTGTCTTTTCGGCCTTTTCCGCCTTCTCCTTGGCGCCGTTGTACTTCTCGGTGGCGGTCTCCGCCTCGCGGTAGAGCGAGTCGACCTTGGACTTCACCTCGGCGGGGCCGAGCCGGGGATCTGCGTGTCCCGTGCCGTCGAAGGCGGTGGCCGAGGCGGCGCCGGCGAGGGCGAGGGTGGCGGCGGTGCGGACCGTGCTGCCGCTGAGCGAGCGCTGTCGGGGCTTGCGGTGCGCTGGCACGAAGAAGGGCTCCTCACGTGTCCGGCGGCGGCCCGCACAGGGGGAGCAGGCCGCCGCCGGGTTTCTCGGCGGTGGTGACCGACGGCCGTCCCGGGTCGGACGGCGGTGGGGAGCCGGTCACCTGGTGGAGGACGCTAAACCTGGCCGTCACGGGTTGGTGATGGATTGTGCGCAATAGACGGAAGTGGGCGGAACGGTGTCCGGGCGTGACCGTGTGCGTCGTGGGGTGGTGGCCGTTTCGCTCGCGGGTCTGACCGATGGCTCGTTTCCTGCGTATCCGAAGACGGGGCGGTGCTACAGGGGCGCCTGCCGGGTGCGGCGGAGGGCCCGGCTAGGCTCCGGCCTCATGGACGTACTCATCCATCTCTTCGTCGGCCTGCACATCATCGGCATCGCCTCGCTCCTGGGCGGTTTCCTGACCCAGATGAAGCAGATGGGCCAGGGCACCGCGCGTTTCAGCCCCGCGATGCTGCACGGCGCGCTGACCATGCTCGTCACCGGTGTGGCCCTGGTGGGCCTCAACCAGGCGGACGACCACACGGTCAACAACGTCAAGATCGGCGTCAAGCTGGCCGTGCTGATCGTGATCCTCGCGCTGGTCTACGTGAAGCGCGACGAGGAGAAGGTCGACAAGGGCATGTTCGGGGCGGTCGGCCTGCTGACCACGGCGAACATCTTCATCGCTGTGCTCTGGACCTGAGCGGGCCGGGGGCGGACCTGAGGGGCCGAGCCGGTCCTGAGTCGGCCCTGAGCCGGTCCTGGGGCGGCCCCGATCCGACCCTGAGTTTTCGGCCTCTACGCGCGCGTGGCCCGTATCCCTCCCGGATACGGGCCACGCGCGCGTGGAACGGGCGCCGCCGCGTCAGGCGGGGCGGACCACGCTGTGGATCGGCATGTAGTAGATCGACTCGACGCGGACGTTCGCGCCCGGCTTCGGGGCGTGGATCATCTTGCCGTCGCCGATGTAGATCCCCACGTGGCTGATGTCGTCGTAGAAGAACACCAGGTCACCCGGTTCAGCGTCGGCGGTCTTCACCGTCGTGCCGACCTTCACCTGGTCCCACGTGGTGCGCGGCAGCGAGATCCCCGCCGCCTTCCACGCGTCCTGCGTGAGGCCGGAGCAGTCGTAGGAGTCGGGGCCGGTGGCGCCCCAGACGTACGGCTTGCCGATCTGGGCCTCCGCGAAGGCGATGACCTTCGCGGCCTTGGTGGCGTAGCCGCCGTCCGAGCTTCCGGAGCCCGAACCGGAATCGGAACCGGAACCTGAGCCGGTGCCGGAGTCCGAACCGGTGCCCTGGCCTCCCTCCCGCTCCTTCTCCCGCTGGGCCGCCTCCTCCGCCTTGCGCTTGCGCTCCGCCTCGGCGGCCTGCTCGCGCGCCAGCTTCTCCGCCTTGCGCTTGGCCTCCTGCTTCTTCTTCCGCTCGATCTCCGCGAGCCGCGCCTTCTCCTCGGCGGTCAGCTTCGAGAGGAGCTCGCGCGCGTCCCCCAGCTTCTTCTGGACGGTCTTCTTGCTCGTCCTGAGCTCGTCCCGGGAGTCGGTCAGCGTCTCCAGGCTCTTCGCGGCCTTCGTGCGCTGCTTCGTCGCCGACGCCTGCTCCGCCTGGTAGGCGTCGACCGCCTTCTTCTGGCGCGTGGTGAGCCGGTCCGCCAGGTGGTTCTGGTCGAAGTAACCCTGCGGGTCGTTCGCGAGCATCATCGTGGCCGTCTCGGAGACGGCGCCGGTGCGGTACTGCGCGGCGGCGAACGAGCCCAGCTCCTGGCGTGCGTCGTTCAGCTTGTCCGTGCGCCGCGCCACGTCGTCGAGGAGCCGGTCGACCTTCTTGCGCTGCTTCTCGGTGCGCTCCTTGGCCGAGTTGTACTTCTGGGTGGCGACCCCCGCCTGCTGGTAGAGCTCGTCGACCTTCTTCTGCACCTCTTCGAGGCTGGGCCTGGTGGGCGCCGAGGGCGCGGCCTGTGCGCTCTGCGACAGGAGGGCGACGGAGGTGAGGGCTGCCGTCGTGATGCCGATGGCGGGGGCCGTACGAATGCCGGCTGCCCGGTCCCGCGGCTTGCGGTGCGACGCCAAGGAGGCGACTCCTTCCGTAGACCGCCTACCGGGTTAGCTGTCGGGTTCGGGCGGATGGTTCGGAAGGCTGCCCTACGGTCCCGTACGAAGTACGGGACCGATTCACCCCAAGTTCTCGGTGGGTCCCCGGCTCCGAACACGTCGGACTCGGCGGAGGCCGCCCGTTCCCGGCGGGGTTCGCCGGTGGGGGGACGAGTGGCCCGCCGGGCACGCTAGCCAACTCGTGTGGTGCCTGTGAAGGTTGATGTTCGATATGCCCGATACATTTTCGTTATCTCTCGCGGGCGTGTGCGGCGCGCGGGCGGTCTTGTCGGAGTGTGATCGTCCGCGGGCAGGGCGTGACCCGGCCCGGCGTGTCCTGTGGCGTGGACCGGCGCGTCGTGTGACGTGGACCGGTCTGTCCGGAACCCGCAGCGGGTTGTCAGTGGGGCCGCCTAGACTCGGGAGGCGATGAGCAGCCTCTTTGATGACAGCTTCCTGGCGGACCTGCAGCCCTCCCGGGCCGCGGACGAAGCGCCCCCGCCGCCGCCCGAGGACAGCGCTCCGGAGCCCATTCCGGACGACCTGTTCGACGGGAAGTTCGACGCGCCCATGACCCGGGACACGCACTACCGCGACGGCGCCGCCCGCCCGGTCATCGACCCGGCGACGCTCCTCGACGGGCTGAACGAGAACCAGCGCGCGGCCGTCGTGCACGCGGGCTCCCCGCTGCTCATCGTCGCCGGTGCCGGATCCGGCAAGACCCGCGTGCTGACCCACCGCATCGCGTACCTGCTGGCCGAGCGCGGCGTGCACCCCGGCCAGATCCTCGCGATCACCTTCACGAACAAGGCCGCGGGCGAGATGAAGGAGCGCGTCGAGCAGCTCGTGGGTCCCCGGGCGAACGCCATGTGGGTGTCGACCTTCCACAGCGCCTGTGTCCGCATCCTCCGCCGTGAGTACAAGAAGCTGGGCTTCACGTCCTCCTTCTCGATCTACGACGCCGCCGACTCCAAGCGCCTCATGGCCCTGGTCTGCCGTGATCTGGACCTCGACCCGAAGAAGTTCCCGCCGAAGTCGTTCAGCGCCAAGATCTCGAACCTGAAGAACGAGCTGATCGACGAAGAGGACTTCGCAGGTCAGGCCGCTGATGGCTTCGAGAAGACCCTCGCCCAGGCCTATGCCATGTACCAGTCGCGCCTCCGCGAGGCGAACGCGCTGGACTTTGACGACCTGATCATGACGACGGTCCACCTGCTGCGTGCCTTCCCGGACGTCGCCGAGCACTACAGGCGCCGTTTCCGGCACGTGATGGTCGATGAGTACCAGGACACGAACCACGCGCAGTACGCGCTGGTGCGCGAGCTGGTCGGGCCCTCCGGCGGCGAGGGTGACGACCCCGCGGAGCTGTGCGTGGTGGGCGACGCCGACCAGTCCATCTACGCCTTCCGCGGCGCCACGATCCGCAACATCCTCCAGTTCGAAGAGGACTACACGGACGCGACGACGATCCTCCTGGAGCAGAACTACCGCTCCACCCAGACGATCCTGACCGCCGCCAACGCGGTCATCGAGCGGAACGAGAGCCGCCGCCCCAAGAACCTGTGGACCAACCAGGGCGAGGGCGCACGCATCACCGGATACGTCGCCGACACCGAGCACGACGAGGCGCAGTTCGTCGCCGACGAGATCGACCGCCTCACCGACGCGGGCGACGCGAAGGCCGGCGACGTGGCGATCTTCTACCGGACGAACGCCCAGTCCCGTGTTTTCGAAGAGATCTTCATCCGCGTCGGCCTGCCCTACAAGGTGGTCGGCGGCGTCCGCTTCTACGAGCGCAAGGAGGTCCGCGATGTGCTGGCCTACCTGCGCGTTCTCGCCAACCCCGAGGACGCGGTCCCGCTGCGCCGCATCCTCAACGTACCGAAGCGCGGCATCGGCGACCGTGCCGAAGCCATGATCGACGCGCTGGCGCAGCGCGAGAAGATCTCCTTCCCGCAGGCGCTCCGCCGCGTCGACGAGGCGTACGGAATGGCGGCCCGCTCCACCAACGCCGTCAAGCGTTTCAACACGCTCATGGAGGAGCTGCGGACCGTCGTCGAGTCGGGCGCGGGCCCGGCAGTCGTCCTGGAGGCCGTGCTCGAACGGACCGGCTACCTGGCCGAGCTGCAGGCCTCGACCGACCCGCAGGACGAGACCCGCATCGAGAACCTCCAGGAGCTCGCCGCCGTGGCCCTGGAGTTCGAGCAGGACAACAATCAGGCCGCGGACACCACGCAGGGCGGGGCGGACGCAGGCGAGGGCGAGGGAGGCGACGCCGGTGAAGGCGCCGCTCCGGCCGGCACGCTCTCGGACTTCCTGGAGCGCGTCGCCCTGGTCGCAGACTCCGACCAGATCCCCGACGAGGAGGACGACGGCTCCGGAGTCATCACGCTGATGACCCTGCACACCGCCAAGGGCCTGGAGTTCCCCGTCGTGTTCCTGACCGGCATGGAGGACGGCGTCTTTCCGCACATGCGCTCCCTCGGGCAGGTCAAGGAGCTGGAGGAGGAGCGTCGTCTCGCGTACGTGGGCATCACCCGCGCGCGTGAACGGCTCTATTTGACGCGGTCGTCCATGCGCAGCGCCTGGGGCACGCCGTCGTACAACCCGCCGTCGCGCTTCCTCGAGGAGATCCCGGACACGCACCTGGACTGGAAGCGGACCGGTTCGGTCGGCGCGCCGGCCGCGTCCGGGCCCGCCGCGGGCATCGCTTCGTCGCTGTCCTCGTCGCGGTCGCGGACCGGCGGCGCACAGGGCTTCGCGACGCGCCGCGCGTCGGAGAAGCCGGTCGTGTCGCTCGCCGTCGGTGACCGTGTCACGCACGACCAGTTCGGCCTCGGGACCGTGGTCGGCGTGAAGGGGACGGGTGCGAACGCCGAGGCGACGGTGGACTTCGGCGAGCCCAAGCCGAAGCGCCTCCTGCTGCGGTACGCACCGGTGGAGAAGCTGTAAGAGCCTGTCTGTGAACCCCCGCCGTCCGCGCTGAGCGAGGACGCAGCGGCGGTCGGTGCGTGCGATCGGTGTGCGGCGTCCCAGGTCATGTGGCGGAGCCACCTGTCCTGGGACGCCGTGCGGCATGGGGGTCCCCCTGCTCGACGCAGCCGAGAGCTTGGGGGAGCGCGTGCCGTGCGTCGGGGCGCGGGCGGGGGTTCACAGACAGGCTCTGAGACGCAGGCCGGCGGCCGGAGTTACGTTACGTCGGGTCGAGGCCGTGGCTGCGGAGCCACGGCAGCGGGTCGATCGCCGAGCCGCCTGCGGGCCGCACCTCGAAGTGCAGGTGCGGGCCCGTGGAGTTGCCGGAGTTCCCGGAGAAGGCGATGGTCTCGCCCGCCTTCACGGGACCGCTGGAGATCTTGTGCGTGGAGAGGTGGCAGTACCACGTCTCCGTACCGTCCTTCGCGGTGACGATCGCCATGTTGCCGTAGGCGCTGTTCCACTTGGTCGTCACGGTGCCGTCGGTCGCGGCGAGGACCTCGGTGCCGTACGACACCGGGAAGTCGATTCCGGAGTGCGCCGACATCCAGTTGACGCCCGCCTGGCCGAACTGCGCGCTGAGGCCGTGCTGTTTCACCGGCAGGGCGAACTTGGGGCGCAGCCGCTCCTTGCGCGCGGCTTCCGCGGCCGCCTTCTTCTCGGCGGCTGCCTTCTCGGCCTTGAGGTCGATGCGCTCCTGCGTGCGGCTGGCGCGGTCCGCGAAGTCGCCCGCGTCCGCGGAGAGGTTCGCCAGCTGCGTGTCCAGCTTGCTGTTGGCGGCGGAGGGCTGCACGGACGTGGCGTCGGGAGCCGATGCCGTCGTCGTCGAGTCCTGCGTGTCGTCCCCGCCGAAGTTCCCGACGGACGCGGCCGCCACTCCGGCGACCCCCATCACGCAGGCCGAGGGAACCGCGATGGTGAAGAGCGCGGAACGCTTGGCAGGGGTACGGCGACGGGTCCTGGAGCGGCCGCCCGCCGCGGGTCCGGCGTTCCTTCCGCGGGAGGAACGGGGCGCGGGGCTGGGGGAGTCGGCCGACTCGGTGTCCGCGGGTTCGTACGCCGCGTCGCCCTCGGTGTCGTACGTGTGGGACGCGTCGTGCGGGACGGGCGAGCCGAGCAAGTCGGTGGCGTCGTGCGCCTGGTGTGACTCGGGGGTGTCGTCGGCGGCGTTCCACGCCGTCGCGTCGTACGCACCCGTGTCGAAGGTCTGCGTGTCCCACTGGCCGGTCTGGGGGCCGTTCTGCGGGTCCTCGTGCCAGGCGGTCGTGTCCCACTGGCCCGTGGAGTCCGGGCCCTGCTGGGCGGGGATGCCTGCGACCTGCTGATGACCGCCGGTCGACCACATCGAGGCGGTGTCGTAGCTGCCGTCGTAGGTGGCCGCGTAGTACTGCTCGGCGTACGCGTCGTAAGTGGCCGTCTGCTGCGGGCTCGTCGTGGTCGCCCACTGGCCCGTGTCGTGCCCGTTGTCCGGCATGTCGCCGAAGAGGGGGTCGACCGCGAACGTTCCGGTGTCGAAACTGCCGGTGGCGAGGCTGCCGGTGTCGAAACTTCCGGTGGAATAGGTGTCGTGGCCGTAGCCGTTGTGCTGGGCACTCTGTTCGTCGTACGTCGCGTAGTGCGCGTAGTCGGCGCCGGGTGCCGAGGACGGGGGCATTGAGCTCCCCGACGGGTGACGGTCGTTCACCAACTTCTCTTTCGCCTCGGCAGCAGGGGCAGAGCAGTGCGGCGACTGTACCCGGCGGTATACGGGCGCGACAATCTTCCCCAGGTTTCGTGCTCGCAGGAAACGGGCATTCGGCCGCCTTTCGGCGGTCTGAGAACACGACCTTGGCTTTGCGTTCGAGATCCGTTCGATAGTTGGCGGCGGTCAGGCGACCGTCAGTCCGCCCGGTGCGCTCTGGGCATCGGCCCCCGGGTTCGCCAGGTCGAGTGCCTGGCGTATTCCGTTCGCGACTGCGGGGTGCACCGGCAGCGCGAGGTGGCCGATGCCGGTGACGCGGACGTTCTGCGCGGTCAGGTCGGGGTGGTCCACGCAGGCCGTCTCCAGGGGGTCCATGATCTGGTCGAGATCGCTCCAGAAACTCACGAACTGAGTGCGGCAGTCCGGCGCCGGTTCCTTGAGCTCCTCGATGACATCGGAGCCCGGACGCATCTGCCGGACGATGGGGTGCGCGTTCGCGAGCGGCACCACGCGGGTGCCCGCGTGCGGCGTGCCGAGCGTGACCAGGGTGCGGATGCGGGCGTCGCCGCCCTGTCGCTGCGCGTAGTAGCGGGCGATCAGCCCGCCGAGACTGTGACCGACGACGTCGACCCGGGCGTGTCCCGTGCGCTCGCAGAGTTCCTCGATGTGGCGGCCGAGCAGTTCGGCGGCGCCCCTGACGTCGCAGGTCAGCGGGGAGTAGTTGAGGGACTCGACGCGGCGCCCGCCCTGCTGGGACAGGGCGCGGCGGAGCAGCACGAACACGGAGCGGTTGTCGATGAAGCCGTGAAGCAGCAGAACCGGAGGCCTGTCGTCCGACGGGAGGCGGGGCGCGCCCGGGGGCGGCAGGACGGGTGTCACCCGACGTTCCTGGGCGATGCCGGAGGGATAGAGGAGGAGGTGACCGGCGAGGATCGCCACCTCCAGGGCTGTCGCCTTCAGAAGGGCCACGGACAGACCGGCCATCTTCGACGGGAGCGCGGGGAGCGGGAGCAGGGCCGTCAGCGCGGGGAGGTGCGGGAGCGAGGGGGGTGGGCCGAGGCCGACGATTCTCGGCAGCAGTGAGCCGAGTGGGCGAAAGGGGCGGGCCCCGGTGAACAACATCGTCGACCTCCCGATTGGCGCACGGAAGGACGCCTCTGTCCCCCGTGTGCCCTAGGGGGAGTCGTGGCCGAGGAGACGGCAGGTGCGATGGCTGTCCGGGCCACCCTTCCGAGGCGGCCCCGTGCCCCCGTTGCATCGCCGATGTGCGGTGTCACCACGCCGTGCGGCTGCCGGCGCGGTGGACCGGCGTCTCGTTGCGGCTCCCCTCGCGCCGGATCCGGATGCGGAGCGTGAGCCCCTCGATTGCGGACGGCGCGCAGCGAACGTGTCCCACGTGTGATTTCCCCCTCGCTCTCCACCGCGAAACTGCCGCTTGCGCGATGCTGGGGATAACGTTCGTTCACTTCCCCGGCCGGTGCGGTGCGGGGTATCTGTGCCGGGACAGACAGTTGTCGGTACGGATATCGGTACATGGAGGCAGTGATGGGTGTGGCAGCCGGGCCGATCCGCGTGGTCGTCGCGAAGCCGGGGCTCGACGGGCACGACCGCGGGGCCAAGGTGATCGCGCGGGCGTTGCGTGACGCCGGTATGGAGGTCATCTACACCGGGCTGCACCAGACGCCCGAGCAGGTGGTGGACACCGCGATCCAGGAGGACGCCGACGCGATCGGTCTCTCCATCCTGTCCGGGGCGCACAACACGCTGTTCGCGCGCGTGCTGGAGCTGCTGAAGGAGCGGGACGCGGAGGACATCAAGGTGTTCGGCGGCGGCATCATCCCCGAGGCGGACATCGCGCCGCTCAAGGAGAAGGGTGTCGCGGAGATCTTCACGCCCGGCGCCACCACCACGTCGATCGTGGAGTGGGTCCGGGGGAACGTGCGGCAGGCCGCGGTCTGACCCTTCCGGCGGAAGGGCCGTGAGGTGTGAACGCGGGTCGCGGGGGCGTGTGCGTCGCCACCCGCGACCCGCAGGTACGTGTACGTACCTGCGGGTGCCCGCGTCCTCGTGTCACGGCGGCTCGTGGCTGTGTCACTGCGGCTTGTGTCACGGTGGCTCGTGTCACGGGGGCGGGAGTTCGTCGCGGATCGCCGCGCGCAGGCGCAGCGTGGTCACGAGGCGCTGGAACGCCTCCGACCAGTAGCCGCCCGCGCCGGGTGACGCGTTCTCCGGCTCGTCGGGTATCGCGGTGAGCGCCTCCAGGCGTACCGCTTCCGACGGGTCGAGGCAGCGCTCCGCCAGGCCCATCACGCCGCTGAAGCTCCAGGGGTAACTTCCGGCGTCGCGCGCGATGTTCAGGGAGTCCACCACCGCGCGGCCCAATGGCTCCGCCCAGGGGACCGCGCAGACACCGAGGAGCTGGAACGCCTCCGACAGGCCGTGCGCGGCGATGAAGCCGGCCACCCAGTCGGCCCGTTCGGCTGCGGGAAGCGAGGCGAGGAGCTTGGCCCGTTCGGCGAGCGACACGGCGCCGGGGCCCGCGGCGTCGGGCGAGGCGGGGGTGCCGAGCAGCGCACGGGACCAGGCGACGTCCCGTTGACGCACCGCCGCGCGGCACCATGCGGCGTGCAGCTCGCTCCGCCAGTCGTCTGCCACGGGGAGTGCCACGATCTCCGCCGGTGTGCGGTTGCCGAGCCGGGGCTGCCAGGTGGTGAGCGGGGCCGCCTCCACGAGCTGGCCCAGCCACCATGAGCGCTCGCCGCGGCCGGCGGGAGGCTTCGGAGTGACGCCGTCCCGCTCCATGCCGGCGTCGCACTCGTGCGGAGCCTCCACCGTGAGGGTCGGGGTGTCGGAGGTGTGGTCGACGGCTACGCAGGAGGCAGCGCGGGTCGACATCCTGCCGGCCAGGGCCGAGTCGGGGAGCGCGGACAGCAGTTCCGCGGCGGTGGCGCGGACGTTGCGGCTGCGGTCCGTGAGGGCCTGCTCGAGGAACGGCTCGTCCACGGAGGACAGGCCGGTGCGCAGGGAGTCGAGGAACATCAGGCGGTCCTCCGCCCGCTCCGTCGACCACGTGGACACGAGCAGGTCCAGGGCCGTCCCGGCGTGGTGCGCGCGCAACGCGGTGAGGAGGGCGACGCGCTCGGCGAAGA
This window encodes:
- a CDS encoding C40 family peptidase; translation: MASHRKPRDRAAGIRTAPAIGITTAALTSVALLSQSAQAAPSAPTRPSLEEVQKKVDELYQQAGVATQKYNSAKERTEKQRKKVDRLLDDVARRTDKLNDARQELGSFAAAQYRTGAVSETATMMLANDPQGYFDQNHLADRLTTRQKKAVDAYQAEQASATKQRTKAAKSLETLTDSRDELRTSKKTVQKKLGDARELLSKLTAEEKARLAEIERKKKQEAKRKAEKLAREQAAEAERKRKAEEAAQREKEREGGQGTGSDSGTGSGSGSDSGSGSGSSDGGYATKAAKVIAFAEAQIGKPYVWGATGPDSYDCSGLTQDAWKAAGISLPRTTWDQVKVGTTVKTADAEPGDLVFFYDDISHVGIYIGDGKMIHAPKPGANVRVESIYYMPIHSVVRPA
- the pcrA gene encoding DNA helicase PcrA, coding for MSSLFDDSFLADLQPSRAADEAPPPPPEDSAPEPIPDDLFDGKFDAPMTRDTHYRDGAARPVIDPATLLDGLNENQRAAVVHAGSPLLIVAGAGSGKTRVLTHRIAYLLAERGVHPGQILAITFTNKAAGEMKERVEQLVGPRANAMWVSTFHSACVRILRREYKKLGFTSSFSIYDAADSKRLMALVCRDLDLDPKKFPPKSFSAKISNLKNELIDEEDFAGQAADGFEKTLAQAYAMYQSRLREANALDFDDLIMTTVHLLRAFPDVAEHYRRRFRHVMVDEYQDTNHAQYALVRELVGPSGGEGDDPAELCVVGDADQSIYAFRGATIRNILQFEEDYTDATTILLEQNYRSTQTILTAANAVIERNESRRPKNLWTNQGEGARITGYVADTEHDEAQFVADEIDRLTDAGDAKAGDVAIFYRTNAQSRVFEEIFIRVGLPYKVVGGVRFYERKEVRDVLAYLRVLANPEDAVPLRRILNVPKRGIGDRAEAMIDALAQREKISFPQALRRVDEAYGMAARSTNAVKRFNTLMEELRTVVESGAGPAVVLEAVLERTGYLAELQASTDPQDETRIENLQELAAVALEFEQDNNQAADTTQGGADAGEGEGGDAGEGAAPAGTLSDFLERVALVADSDQIPDEEDDGSGVITLMTLHTAKGLEFPVVFLTGMEDGVFPHMRSLGQVKELEEERRLAYVGITRARERLYLTRSSMRSAWGTPSYNPPSRFLEEIPDTHLDWKRTGSVGAPAASGPAAGIASSLSSSRSRTGGAQGFATRRASEKPVVSLAVGDRVTHDQFGLGTVVGVKGTGANAEATVDFGEPKPKRLLLRYAPVEKL
- a CDS encoding M23 family metallopeptidase; protein product: MPPSSAPGADYAHYATYDEQSAQHNGYGHDTYSTGSFDTGSLATGSFDTGTFAVDPLFGDMPDNGHDTGQWATTTSPQQTATYDAYAEQYYAATYDGSYDTASMWSTGGHQQVAGIPAQQGPDSTGQWDTTAWHEDPQNGPQTGQWDTQTFDTGAYDATAWNAADDTPESHQAHDATDLLGSPVPHDASHTYDTEGDAAYEPADTESADSPSPAPRSSRGRNAGPAAGGRSRTRRRTPAKRSALFTIAVPSACVMGVAGVAAASVGNFGGDDTQDSTTTASAPDATSVQPSAANSKLDTQLANLSADAGDFADRASRTQERIDLKAEKAAAEKKAAAEAARKERLRPKFALPVKQHGLSAQFGQAGVNWMSAHSGIDFPVSYGTEVLAATDGTVTTKWNSAYGNMAIVTAKDGTETWYCHLSTHKISSGPVKAGETIAFSGNSGNSTGPHLHFEVRPAGGSAIDPLPWLRSHGLDPT
- a CDS encoding lipase family alpha/beta hydrolase; the protein is MAGLSVALLKATALEVAILAGHLLLYPSGIAQERRVTPVLPPPGAPRLPSDDRPPVLLLHGFIDNRSVFVLLRRALSQQGGRRVESLNYSPLTCDVRGAAELLGRHIEELCERTGHARVDVVGHSLGGLIARYYAQRQGGDARIRTLVTLGTPHAGTRVVPLANAHPIVRQMRPGSDVIEELKEPAPDCRTQFVSFWSDLDQIMDPLETACVDHPDLTAQNVRVTGIGHLALPVHPAVANGIRQALDLANPGADAQSAPGGLTVA
- a CDS encoding cobalamin B12-binding domain-containing protein — translated: MGVAAGPIRVVVAKPGLDGHDRGAKVIARALRDAGMEVIYTGLHQTPEQVVDTAIQEDADAIGLSILSGAHNTLFARVLELLKERDAEDIKVFGGGIIPEADIAPLKEKGVAEIFTPGATTTSIVEWVRGNVRQAAV
- a CDS encoding DUF5691 domain-containing protein, with the translated sequence MVTTALLGTDRRALPASVHTPGKEAPIALLDAAALQTVRRRAGLRAAPAAALPEPAAGDPRPPLPPAARRRLATLLTDQPGTGGGGRRGAAPDLMELLPQWLALANARGYGAPPELLPALLNAARGRTDLRPQALTFAGPRALWLARLNPDWKFALRATPGGGVTLPSADDAPEVQRLWEEGLFAERVALLTALRAHHAGTALDLLVSTWSTERAEDRLMFLDSLRTGLSSVDEPFLEQALTDRSRNVRATAAELLSALPDSALAGRMSTRAASCVAVDHTSDTPTLTVEAPHECDAGMERDGVTPKPPAGRGERSWWLGQLVEAAPLTTWQPRLGNRTPAEIVALPVADDWRSELHAAWCRAAVRQRDVAWSRALLGTPASPDAAGPGAVSLAERAKLLASLPAAERADWVAGFIAAHGLSEAFQLLGVCAVPWAEPLGRAVVDSLNIARDAGSYPWSFSGVMGLAERCLDPSEAVRLEALTAIPDEPENASPGAGGYWSEAFQRLVTTLRLRAAIRDELPPP